From Camelus dromedarius isolate mCamDro1 chromosome X, mCamDro1.pat, whole genome shotgun sequence, one genomic window encodes:
- the LOC105086040 gene encoding ubiquitin-conjugating enzyme E2 D2-like, whose amino-acid sequence MALKRIHKELLDLSRDPPDQCSAGPVGDDMFHWQATIMGPNDSPYQGGVFFLRIQLPSDYPFKPPKIAFITRIYHPNINKNGSICLDILRSEWSPALTISKVLLSICSMLCDPNPDDPLVPEIAKMYMKDRRKYDQIAREWTQKYAM is encoded by the coding sequence ATGGCCCTAAAGCGCATCCACAAGGAGCTCCTCGACCTGTCCCGCGACCCCCCGGACCAGTGCTCAGCAGGGCCAGTGGGTGACGATATGTTCCATTGGCAGGCGACCATCATGGGGCCCAATGACAGCCCCTACCAAGGGGGTGTCTTCTTCCTAAGGATCCAACTTCCATCTGATTACCCCTTCAAACCACCCAAGATTGCCTTCATCACTCGAATTTACCACCCAAATATTAACAAAAACGGAAGCATCTGCCTAGACATCCTTAGATCTGAGTGGTCGCCAGCACTAACTATTTCCAAAGTATTGTTATCCATTTGCTCCATGCTGTGTGACCCCAACCCTGATGACCCTTTGGTTCCGGAAATTGCTAAGATGTACATGAAGGACAGGAGGAAGTATGACCAAATTGCTCGCGAATGGACTCAGAAATATGCCATGTAA